From the genome of Oscillatoria salina IIICB1:
ATAGTTTTTATCATACAATTGTGCCGCACATCTGTGGCGATACTTTTGAATTAGAGCGACTCAAAGATGTTATTGATTGTAAGCGTCAAGGTTTCATGGGCGCAAGTAATGTGGTTAATTACATCGCTAATCATGACCAACAACGTCTGATGGTAGAGTTAGGAAATCGGAATGTTTTTGACGAAGCTGCTTTCAAGCGAATTAAGTTGGGAGTTGCTTTATTAATGACAGCCGTTGGTATTCCAATGGTTTGGATGGGTGAAGAATTTGGTGAATATAAACCGAAAACAATTGAATCTGCTAAAATTGATTGGTCTTTGCTAAAAAATGACGAAAACCGAAGTTTATTTGCATGGTATAAAGGGCTGATTGGACTGCGGAGAAATAACCACGCCCTTTATACAGAAAATATTAACTTCTTTCATGAAAATGCTGAAGCAAAAGTTCTGGCTTATGTACGTTGGAATGGAGAAGGTTCCCGTGTTGTAGTTGTGGCTAATTTCTCAGATAATTACTTGGCTGATTACGAAGTTACTAACTTTCCTGAAAATGGCACTTGGCACGAGTGGACTCGCGATTATAATCTGGAAGTTAATGATGGTAAACTTGTGACTGATTTACCCGAATGGGAAGCGAAAGTGTTTGTTTGGCAATAGTTGACTTCTATTAGTTAGTAGTGAGGGCTAAAGCCCTCTAACTAATCTTTTTATTAGGAAACTTTTTCCGATGAAGTATACAACTTTTTGCTACTAATCATCAGCTTGTAAAGAGGTTAAGTGCAAGCTTTCTACATAAGATCTGTAGCATTTTTTCATTTTATATTACTTTCGATAAATTAATTATTAGTGAGGATTTCTCGTCTCCAATAATTAAAGTTTGCTTGACTTAAAAGCCCGAAAATTTCCTAACTGAACTAAGCAGCCATTCGTACTTTAATGATGACAAAAGAACGTAAACGCTGTAAACTCAAAGTTTGACCTAAATTGAGAGGTAAAAGGGAGATTCCTTCTAAACGAGATTGTACCCAACCATCTCCCCAAACCCATTCATGATAGCCATCAATACCTTGACTTAATAGCGATCGCAAACAGTTATCTGAAGCTACTTGGACGTGATGCGCGATCGCTACAGGTCCGCTCCAACTGGCGAACGTTAATCCTGATTCTAACCTTTCTGGCAATCCGGATGACAATTGTTGCGGCATTAACCACTGACGTAGGTTACTCGTTAGCAGTAAACTATCACCAATGACACTCGCAGGTGCGTCTATTTCAATCCGAAGCTCGCTTTTTTGGAATTTTCCTAGCATAATTAGTCGATTTTGTCAAAGATAAAAGGGAAAAACTTGCTTATCCCTGTCCTTAAGTTAACAAACAACCATCAAGGACGAACAACCGAGAGTCTTCTGGCAACGTTAAGATAAAACAAGAGCCTGTTAAGAAATGTAAGGATTTTCATGGTTGACAAATTAATTCGCGCTACAGCAGCAGATGGTGGAATTAGAGCAGTTGGCGTAATTACAACTCGTTTAACCGAAGAAGCCAGACAACGACACAAACTTTCCTATGTGGCTACAGCAGCGTTAGGACGTACAATGTCGGCTGGTTTGCTTTTAGTTTCCAGCATGAAGAAAGAAGGTTCGAGAGTCAACATCCGCATTCGTGGTAATGGACCTTTAGGCGGGTTGCTGGTAGATGCTGGTTTAGATGGTACGGTGAGGGGCTATGTCGATAATCCCGGAGTCGAATTACCACCGAACCATCTGGGTAAACTTGACGTTGGTAGTGCTATTGGTCGAGACGGTTATCTTTATGTAGTGCGGGATGTCGGTTATGGCTATCCCTATTCGAGTACAGTGGGACTAGTTTCGGGGGAAATTGGCGACGATATTACTCATTATCTGGTGAGTTCCGAACAAACTCCTTCAGCGTTGTTGGTTGGGGTTTTTGTTGGGGCTGAGGGCGTAACGGCGGCGGGTGGAATTCTCTTGCAAGTAATGCCCAAAGCTGCTAGAGATGAAGAATTGGTCAAAACTTTAGAGTCTCGCGTCGCCCAACTTTCCGGATTTACACCTTTACTGCGCTTGGGGAAAACTTTACCAGAGATATTGACACAGTTGCTTGGTGACATGGGACTGGTAATTTTACCAGAAGTGCAAATGGTACGCTTTCATTGTCGCTGCTCATTCGCGCGAGTTTTAGGTGCGTTGAAAATGTTAGGAGTAGACGAACTTCAGGATATGATCGTCAAAGACGACGGTGCTGAAGCAACCTGTGACTTTTGTGGAGAAGTTTACCACGCCAGTAGTAATCAATTAGAGCGTTTAATTGAAGATTTGCAAGCTGAGTCAGTGTAATTGAGATATTTGGAGATTTGCCTGCTTTGCATCGGGACAGAGGTAGCGCTTTTCTCAAGGGGAAAATGTTAAAAACTTCCTGGGTGTGCTGAAATAGCTACTGAGAGTCGGTAGTTAGGGGTATAGGGTAATTGTTATTATCCGTCGTAGGGTAGTGTTATTCTTTACCCCTTGCCGAAAATATAATATTGGTTCTAAAGCCCGATCTTAATTTCGGCTAATCCTGAGTAAATTTGCTTAGAAAGCTTTTTCGGGAAATACTTGAGTCAAGTCTACCTGATGCTCAAAAATGTTTCACTTACATTTAGCAGTGTCTTGTAAGGTTGGCGTAGCGATCGCGTTTCCCGCTCTAAACTATAGCTTTTTCTAAATCAGAGCGCTAAGATAACTACGGCGAGTCTGTTAAAAATAGAATAGTGTTGGTAAAGTAGAGCAAAAGGAGGGAAAAATGAGACAAAATCCCTCATCAAAATAATTGCTCAACAGAAGCAAACAAAAATAACTCTGACAATCAATGGTGACAACTACGGGAAGTAAAAACTAATCAATAATGATTTGCCACAGGTAAAAGCCAAACTCGTCCCTTTCCGTAAACAATTTTCGGGCTTTGTATTCCAACACCAAAGCTTCGTGATAAAATCGGGCAACTTTCGTTCCTAGGAAAACTTAGGAGTTATGACGCTTAATCAGGATATTCCCGACCCTTGGCAAACTGGCGAGGATAAAGTGCCAAAAAAACGGCGCAAACGGCGTAATGCTGAACCAGGTCGTGCAACTCCTACTGGATTTCCAGCGAAGACGCACAAAATTTCTCAAGCCATGCAGCAAAATCGTTCTCCAAGATCTCAAACTGGCACTATTGAAACTCCTGAAGGGAAAAATAGTCAGCCAGAAATATCGCCCCAGGTGGAAACAAAAGCGAGATTTCGCCTCAATGGATATTTTTGGGCAACCTTAGCGGTTTTGGTAACTGGGAGTATTGGTTTCACGGCAACGACCAAGTTGTTACATTTGCCAGCAGTACCTAATTGTCCGAAGATTTATTGGCCGATGGCTTCGGCTTCAATGCGGTTGTATTGTGCTGAGATAGCGGCTTCTAAGCTAACGACGGAAGATTTGTTAGAGGCGATCGATTTGGTGGAAAGTTTGCCATCAGATCATCCTTTGCGCCCGGAAATTAATCGTAAGGTGGAAGAGTGGTCGCTGGAAATTTTGAAGATTGGGGAACAGCAGTTTCAAGAAGGTTTCCTGGATGAGGCGATCGCGACGGCAAGAAAAATTCCTCGCCATGTGAAAGCTTATGGTTTGATTGAAGACAAGATTGAGAAATGGAATTCGATTTGGGATGAAGCTGAGGCAATTGATGCGGAAGTGGAAAATCAATTGCGTCAGTCGAATTGGAATCAAGCTTTTCGGGTAGGCGTGAAGTTAACTAATATTGGGAATAGATATTGGGCGACGGTTCGCTATGAAGAAATGGTGACGAAAATCCAAATCGCGAAGGAGGAAAGCAGTAAGTTAGATAAAGCTTTTGCTTTGCTACGACGCGGTGGTGTGGATAATTTGCTCGAGGCGATCGCCCAGGCTGAAGACATTAGCAAGGAAAGTTACGCTTATCAAGAAGCACAAAATTTGCTGAAGAAAGCGGGTGAAAAATTGCTCGCGATCGCCCGTCAAGCTATCGATAATAATAATTGGTCGTTGGTTACTCAAGTTGCTGGCAAAATTCCTGATTCTCTGGATTTAGAGGATGAAGTTCGGGATATGAAGGATTTAGGGGTTGCAGGTTCTAATGCTTCGAGTGGGACAATTACTAGTTTAGAAGTGGCGATCGCCTCGGCGCAAAAGATTGCTTCGGGTCGTCCTTTGTATAATAAGGCGCAAAAATTAATTGCTCGCTGGCAGTTGGAAATTGAAGATGTGGCACATTTGGAGAGGGCGCGGGCTTTGGCGGCTTCGGGTGAAATTGGCGATTTGACTACGGCGATCGCGGAAGCCCAGTTGATTCCTCGCTTTAATCCTCGCTACCAAGAAGCCCAACAAGAAATTGGACGCTGGCGATCGCAGGTTCAAGTTAAACAAGATCGACCGATTCTCGAACGGGCGACTCAGTTGGCGACTTACGGTGGGATTGCTTCTTTACAAGATGCGGTGGATGAGGCAAGTAAAATTAATTCTGGTCGTCCTCTCTATTCGGAAGCGCAAGACAAGGTTAATCAGTGGAATTCTCGCATTCAACGAGAACAAGATCGACCATTTTTGGATCAAGCAGTAGCTTTGGCTAATGCAGGGAATTTACCCGCCGCTATTGATGCAGCCGAACAAATTCGCCAAGGAAGAGCGCTTTATAATGAGGCTCAAGGTAAAATTAGCGAATGGCGCAGAGAAATTAAGGCGAGAGATGACCTACAACGAGCATACCAGATCGCGATCGCGGAAACTCCCGATGCTTTAGTTAGAGCGATTAATACTGCGAGACAGGTTCCTAATTC
Proteins encoded in this window:
- the hslO gene encoding Hsp33 family molecular chaperone HslO, coding for MVDKLIRATAADGGIRAVGVITTRLTEEARQRHKLSYVATAALGRTMSAGLLLVSSMKKEGSRVNIRIRGNGPLGGLLVDAGLDGTVRGYVDNPGVELPPNHLGKLDVGSAIGRDGYLYVVRDVGYGYPYSSTVGLVSGEIGDDITHYLVSSEQTPSALLVGVFVGAEGVTAAGGILLQVMPKAARDEELVKTLESRVAQLSGFTPLLRLGKTLPEILTQLLGDMGLVILPEVQMVRFHCRCSFARVLGALKMLGVDELQDMIVKDDGAEATCDFCGEVYHASSNQLERLIEDLQAESV
- a CDS encoding chromosome segregation ATPase — its product is MTLNQDIPDPWQTGEDKVPKKRRKRRNAEPGRATPTGFPAKTHKISQAMQQNRSPRSQTGTIETPEGKNSQPEISPQVETKARFRLNGYFWATLAVLVTGSIGFTATTKLLHLPAVPNCPKIYWPMASASMRLYCAEIAASKLTTEDLLEAIDLVESLPSDHPLRPEINRKVEEWSLEILKIGEQQFQEGFLDEAIATARKIPRHVKAYGLIEDKIEKWNSIWDEAEAIDAEVENQLRQSNWNQAFRVGVKLTNIGNRYWATVRYEEMVTKIQIAKEESSKLDKAFALLRRGGVDNLLEAIAQAEDISKESYAYQEAQNLLKKAGEKLLAIARQAIDNNNWSLVTQVAGKIPDSLDLEDEVRDMKDLGVAGSNASSGTITSLEVAIASAQKIASGRPLYNKAQKLIARWQLEIEDVAHLERARALAASGEIGDLTTAIAEAQLIPRFNPRYQEAQQEIGRWRSQVQVKQDRPILERATQLATYGGIASLQDAVDEASKINSGRPLYSEAQDKVNQWNSRIQREQDRPFLDQAVALANAGNLPAAIDAAEQIRQGRALYNEAQGKISEWRREIKARDDLQRAYQIAIAETPDALVRAINTARQVPNSTKVSRQSRDAVERWSNRLLSLAQQQAGYDVKEAIAIAELVPQGTNAYQSARALINDWTKEFEPPPLPPIPPQASEPEPPPPPPPTYSTDAEQL